In the Gopherus flavomarginatus isolate rGopFla2 chromosome 6, rGopFla2.mat.asm, whole genome shotgun sequence genome, one interval contains:
- the EMX2 gene encoding homeobox protein EMX2 isoform X1, with product MFQPTPKRCFTIESLVAKDSPLPASRSEDPIRPAALSYANSSPMNPFLNGFHSAGRGVYSNPDLVFAEAVSHPPNPAVPVHPVPPPHALAAHPLPSSHSPHPLFASQQRDPSTFYPWLIHRYRYLGHRFQGNETSPESFLLHNALARKPKRIRTAFSPSQLLRLEHAFEKNHYVVGAERKQLAHSLSLTETQVKVWFQNRRTKFKRQKLEEEGSDSQQKKKGTHHINRWRIATKQASPEEIDVTSDD from the exons atgttccagcccaCGCCCAAGCGGTGTTTCACCATCGAGTCGCTGGTGGCCAAAGACAGCCCCTTGCCCGCGTCTCGCTCCGAGGACCCTATCCGGCCGGCGGCGCTCAGCTATGCCAACTCCAGCCCGATGAATCCTTTCCTCAACGGGTTCCACTCCGCCGGCAGAGGGGTCTACTCCAATCCGGACTTGGTCTTTGCAGAGGCCGTCTCCCACCCGCCTAACCCGGCGGTGCCGGTGCACCCCGTCCCGCCTCCCCACGCCTTGGCCGCCCACCCACTGCCTTCTTCTCACTCCCCGCACCCGCTGTTTGCCTCGCAGCAAAGGGACCCTTCCACTTTCTACCCCTGGCTAATACACAGATACCGATATCTGGGCCACCGGTTCCAAG GGAATGAAACCAGCCCAGAGAGCTTCCTCTTACACAATGCACTGGCCAGGAAACCCAAACGGATCCGTACAGCTTTCTCGCCATCCCAGTTACTGAGACTGGAGCATGCCTTTGAAAAGAATCACTATGTCGTAGGAGCAGAAAGGAAACAATTGGCACACAGCCTCAGCCTCACGGAAACTCAG GTAAAAGTGTGGTTTCAGAACAGAAGGACAAAGTTCAAGCGACAAAAGTTGGAAGAGGAAGGTTCAGACTCACAACAGAAGAAAAAAGGGACTCATCACATTAATCGGTGGAGAATTGCCACGAAACAAGCCAGCCCAGAAGAAATAGACGTCACTTCAGACGATTAA
- the EMX2 gene encoding homeobox protein EMX2 isoform X2, which produces MFQPTPKRCFTIESLVAKDSPLPASRSEDPIRPAALSYANSSPMNPFLNGFHSAGRGVYSNPDLVFAEAVSHPPNPAVPVHPVPPPHALAAHPLPSSHSPHPLFASQQRDPSTFYPWLIHRYRYLGHRFQGKSVVSEQKDKVQATKVGRGRFRLTTEEKRDSSH; this is translated from the exons atgttccagcccaCGCCCAAGCGGTGTTTCACCATCGAGTCGCTGGTGGCCAAAGACAGCCCCTTGCCCGCGTCTCGCTCCGAGGACCCTATCCGGCCGGCGGCGCTCAGCTATGCCAACTCCAGCCCGATGAATCCTTTCCTCAACGGGTTCCACTCCGCCGGCAGAGGGGTCTACTCCAATCCGGACTTGGTCTTTGCAGAGGCCGTCTCCCACCCGCCTAACCCGGCGGTGCCGGTGCACCCCGTCCCGCCTCCCCACGCCTTGGCCGCCCACCCACTGCCTTCTTCTCACTCCCCGCACCCGCTGTTTGCCTCGCAGCAAAGGGACCCTTCCACTTTCTACCCCTGGCTAATACACAGATACCGATATCTGGGCCACCGGTTCCAAG GTAAAAGTGTGGTTTCAGAACAGAAGGACAAAGTTCAAGCGACAAAAGTTGGAAGAGGAAGGTTCAGACTCACAACAGAAGAAAAAAGGGACTCATCACATTAA